The window CGGATGAGTATATGACGGTAAAGCAATGTACGAGTGTGGCGAACCAGTATGGCAGGAAATTCGTTATTTCTGAAACGTATGGGTGTACCGGCTGGGAATTTACATTTGAAGGGCAAAAATGGATGGGTGATTGGCAGTATGTGCTTGGCGTGAATGTAAGATCGCAGCATCTTGCGTTATATTCAATGAAAGGCTGCCGCAAAAGGGATTATCCGCCCGTTTTCAATTACCAGACTTCTTGGTGGAAATATAACCGTATTATTGAGGACTATTTTGCCCGGATCGGTGCGGTCATTACCGAAGGCACGCCAGTCAGGGACATGCTCGTCCTACACCCGTCCTCATCCGCTTGGTCGATGCTTGGCACGGATCCGTACGGGGCCGCAAGACGCGGTTTGGACCGGGATATTCCCAGTATTGACCTTTACGGGGATGAATTTAATGATCTGCTGCGCGTGCTGCTCGGAGCGCATTACGATTTCGATCTCGGGGATGAGACGATTATGGCCGAAGCCGGCCGGGTTCAAGACCGTAAGCTGTTCGTCCATCTGGCGGGCTATCAGACCGTCGTTATCCCTCCGGTCCGCACCATGCTGCGGAGTACACTCGACCTGCTCTTGGCTTTCCTGGAAGCCGGAGGCCGAGTAATTGCTATTCTGCCCGCTGCGACAATGATCGAGGGCAGAATGTCGGGGGAACCGGCAAGGCTCTACGCCCATCCGGGAGTAACGGTCGTCGATAAGCCTGGCCGGTTAATCGCAGCTCTTGAACAACTGCAGCCAAGAGCCGTCAGCATTCAAAACCGCTATGCGGCGGAGGTGCCTGAATTGCTGTATTTGTTGAAAGAAACCGGTGACGGACATACCTTATTTATCGTAAATAATGACAGGCATCAAGCGTTTGATGTTTGTATTCAAACAAAGGCGGCAGGCCGCGTTGAAGAATGGAACGCGCTAACCGGCAGCATTGAACAGGTTCCTTCCTGGACCGAGGCCGGCGAGTTGCGCTTTTATGCTCGATTTGGTCCGACGGATTCCAAACTGTATGTCATCATTCCGGAACAGCCTGACAGCATCGCGAACGAGCCTTCCAACTTCAAACCGCCGGCGCCTCTGACTGACGATGATTTGTACGCGGCCATTGGACCTGTGTTCCAGTTCAGCCGAACGATGCCCAATGTGCTGACATTGGACCTGTGTGCTTACCGTATAGGGGATGCGGACTGGTCGGAAGAGAAGGAAATTTGGGTGGCCCAGCGTGAAATTCGAGAAAAGCTGGGCATGCGCCAGGTGTATTATAATGGGATTACCCAGCGTTACAAGTGGATTCATGAGGCTCATCCGCAGGATGGCACACCAGTTAGTTGGAAGCTGATCTTTCAGGTCATGGAAGCGCCGGCTGCCCTTGTGCACCTTGTCATTGAGGGCGCACGTCTGTTCAGGATTAGCCTGAACGGACAATCGGTGACCTCTGCAGCCGACGGATGGTTCGTGGACCGTTCCATGGACCGAGTGCTGCTAACCGGGATCCGCCAAGGGATCAATGAATTAGAATTGTCATGCGCCTACAATCAAGCGATGGAAATGGAAGATTGCTACATCACAGGCGATTTCGGAGTGAGCGCGGCGCGATGCATAACGGCCGAGCCGGACACGCTTCACACAGGAGACTGGTGTCTGCAGGGTTACTATCACTACAACGGCAGCATCATTTATTACGCGGATTATCATCATCAGCATGAGGCGAATAGAAAAGCGTTGCTGCTGCTCGGAGATTGCTCGGCGGTGACAATAGAAATCCGGGTCAACGGCCTAACAGCAGGACATGTGCCATGGAAAGCGGCGGACGGTATCGATCTGACCCCATACTTGAACGACGGCCCCAACAAATTGGAAATAGAAGTGATGGGCAGTCCGCGCAATATGTTCGGCCCGTTTCATGAAGCGCGCGGACGGACCGCGACTACGGACTGGAGCTCCTTCCGTACAACGGGTAAGGACTTCACTCCTGATTATATCGTGCAGCCGTACGGTTTAATGGAGCAAATAAAAATAATCAGGTCGAAAGAAGCGTAACTTATTGTCGTAACATCGGAGGCGGAAAGAGGGCGGGAAAGCAGTGAAAATACCAGGGCTTAAGCAACTTAGCGGCATGCAAGGCAAGCAGAACCGGCTGTTCCTAACTATTTTATGCTATTTCCTGTCTCTTTTAATCCCGATTATTATTATCGGCGTTTCTGAATATTGGTATTCCGTCAGCATCATGAAAAATGAGTTTAACCAGCGTATTTCGACGAACCTGAAATCTTCGGCCAATGCGGTGGATTCCTATATCAAAACGGCACAGGAAACCAGCGTCAGCTTTTTGTATGATGATACGGTACAGACGCTGCTCATGCCCAAAAATGCGCAAAGCTTGGAGGTCAAATCCGAGCTGTGGCGATTGCCGCGCATTTTGCAGCGCAACGAGAACATCGTCAGCCATTTTGCCGATTCGATGTTCGTTTATATCGATAACCAGGACGTTTATGTCAGCGGCGGCGTCAATTATTTCGAATCCTTTTTTAGCAACATATACAAGTATGAAAAATATGACGCCAGCTACTGGATGAGCAAGATGAGCTCGAATAAAAGCGTGGAGCTGCTTCCGGTTTCGCAAGTCATTCAGGAAAAAGTGAACGTCAAACAAGTGATCCCCATCGTGATGAGCAACCGGATCCGCAACCACAGTGCTGTTATGGTCGTCAATATCGCCGTGGATACCATAGAAAGGACATTGAAGGGGGGAGCCGTGTTTGGTTCAACCAGCTTTGTCGTCTTCGACGGCAACCAGGAGCTTATGTACGATGCCAAAGGGTACTTGAACGATACGTTAACCGCGCAAAACTTAAAAGCTTCTTTTGATGAAAACAGCACTTCGAATAAGTTGGAGGTCGGTGGTAAACGTTACCTAGTGGCCTATGTGAAATCCGATTTGTACGGATGGAATTACTATTCGTTCACGCCTCTTGATGAATTCAATCATTATACGGTCGGTATTTTGCAAATGACGCTGCTGCTGTGCTTGGTGCTGATGGTCATGGGAATCGCATTTTCGTTCGTGTTCAGCCTGCGCATTTACAATCCGATCCGTAATATCCGGGACATTATTGCCCAGAAAAACGTGACCGTGAACGGAGAGCATGAGGTCAGTGCAGCGGCCGACGAGTTCGAGCTCATACAACAGGGAATCAATCGGATGTCCGACAGCCACCAGCTTTATAAAGTGAAATATGATAAGCAGACTCACGAGTATGTGGAGTATTCGCTGCTGTTTTTGTTAAAAGGACATACGATCAACCAAGAAGAAATTTTACGCGAAACATTGAAGGCAGGTTTCGGCTTCACCCGTTCCGGATTTATATGCTGCACCGTGTTTTTTGATTTCAAGGCTGCCTTTTATGATGATATTCAGGATACGGAACGAATCTTTATTATAAACGGCATAAAAAAGATTGTATGGAATCTGCTAGGCAGTCAAATTCCGTGCTACGTATTGGATCACCGGCAAAATATGTTTGTATGCTTAATTAATATGGATGGTCCGCAGGAGACGGAGCTGCTGCATCCCGCTTTCCTACGCATGCTTAATATTTTTGAGTACGATATTCGTATGTATTATGATATTACGATTGGGATTGGCACATTTTATGCGAATGCAAATGATATTGGAGCTTCCTATAACGAGGCGATGACGGCGGTCAGCAAGCGCAATAAAGATCAGCGATTTCAAATTGTCGATTCCAACCAAATGTCGATTGAGAACAGCTATAGGTATTCGCTCCACGACGAGCAAAAAATAGTAAACTACTTAAAGCTCGGCGATGTGCAGGCCGTGCGGGATGTCGTTGCGGGAATCGTAGAAAGCAATGAGCAGCGCAGTATTTCTTATGAGCATACACTTCAGCTGTATAAGGAAATGTACGTGACTGGTGTCCGGTTTTTAGCGGAAAGAGGGCAAAATGCCGCACAACTGAATATGGAGCGGGAGCTCCCCTATAGCGGCAGTGCGTTCGAAGAGTCGTTTTTCGGCACGAAAGAGCTGGAGCCTACGATTTGTGAATTTTTCACGCGAATCATCGAAATGACGAAAGCCCAGAGAGGCGGCTCAAAGTCGGGCAATCTCGTATCGTTGATTGAACAATATATCCATGATCATTACACGCAGGATCTCGGGCTCGAACAAATTGCCGAAGAGATGGGCGTTTCCGTCAAGTATGTATCCAGGGTGTTTAAAGATAAAAAAGATGAATATTTAACAGACTATATCAATCAGGTACGTATTGAAAAAGCGAAGGAAATGCTGGTACAAACGGAACTGCGCGTTAACGAAATTGCCGAGAATGTCGGGATCCACAGTCGTACTACATTTCTAAGAGTATTCAAGAAAGTGGAAGGCATCACACCAAATGAATACCGCACCCTGCACAAGAAGGAGCTGCATTAAGCAGCTCTTTTTTTGTTTTTCTAGTTTTTCTATTTCTTCGTTCTATTCGCGACGGAAATTCCATACCCATGAAAAAGGAAAATTAGGAACAGTGTGGAAACTGTTTGTATAACCAAGTTATGAGGAGTACTAGATGAATTATTTAACGGAATCGTATGTAGACAGTTTAGCGCTTAACAGCAGTGCCATCAAGAATGGCAAGGATTTGGTGAAGAAAAATAGTTTTCCGCTGCTCTGTCAGTCGGAAGATGGGACGATCATTTTTGGGGAGTGCAAAGGAAGCGGAAAGGACCCGTATCGGTGTTCGGTCGATGTGGCGAAAGAGGGGAATCCCGTATTCCGCTGCTCATGCCCGAGCCGTCAGTTTCCGTGCAAACACAATCTCGGTTTGATGTATGCCTTTACATCAGGCAAGACGTTCATCACTGCACCTGTTCCACAAGATATTGCGGATAAAAGGGAAAAGGCGGAGAAGCGGGAAGAGAAGAAGAAAGAAGCATCCAACCCAGATACTCCAGTTGTTAAGCGCAAGACGAACAAGTCAGCATTAATGAAGAAAATAGCTGCACAGCTTGAGGGCATCAGTATTGCTGAGAAGCTTATTCTGCAGCTTGTTCAGTCAGGGCTCGGAAGTCTGGACAAAAAGTCGCTGAAAACTGCTGAAGAGCAAGCCAAACAGCTTGGTAACTATTATATCCCGGGGATCCAAACGGCCCTTCGTGAATGGATGCTGCCGTTCCGCGAGGAGGAAGATCGGGAAACCGTGTATACCAACGTTATTGAACAGCTCACTACATTGCAAGCGTTGATCAAGAAAAGCAGGGACTACCTCAACAGTAGATTGGAAAATCCAGATCATCCTATGGATACGGAATCAACATTGGAAGAATGGATTGGGCATGCCTGGCAAATCGCAGAACTGAGGGAGTATGGTCGTGTTCGCAGCGAGTCCTCGGAACTCATGCAGTTGTCGTTCCGATCCTATACGGATCAGGCAAGGGGCGAGTTCATAGATGAAGGATATTGGTCGGAACTACAAAATGGACAGATCCATTTCACACGAACGTATCGTCCATTCCGTGCAGCGAAATACATACGTGAAGACGATTCCGTATTTCAAGTTGTCGAAGCGAAAGAACTTGCGCAATACCCAGGGGAGCTTAACACAAGGGTGCGCTGGGAGGAAGCGACGTTCCGCGAAGCCGACTTACAGGATTTTCAAAAGATCCTTGCTTCAGCTCACAAATCATTCCCTGAAGTCATTAAACAAGTGAAGAATCAGATTAAAAATCCACTTTCGGACAAGCGCCCTGTCGTATTGCTGCAATTTGCCAAGATCATGAAGACAGAAACTTCCTTTGTGCTGTTAGATGAACAAGGCAAGCTGCTTCCCCTTTCTGACATCCCATATCTCAGTGAGCCTACGATACATTTGCTGTCTATGCTAAATAAGGCGTTCCTACAGAATCAAGCGCTTCTGGTTATGTTCGAGCACAATTGGAAGCATAACAGACTTGAGGCGCAGCCATTAAGCATCGTTACGGCAAATGAAGTCGTTCGATTGCTTTATTGATGTTTTCGAGAGAATGTTAATGTTAACAGGAAAAACTCCTGTAAATTGCTTCAAACTTCGTTATTCTGAGACTCCTAACTGGAAATTCCCCTGCTAATATATTCGAATTTCGGCCAATCTTCAAATAAACGCTAATTTAGCAGGAGTTTTTCCTGCTAGAACGACTCAAGCGCTAGCGTGGCGCAGATTAGATGGAGAATTTCCTGATAATCCAATCCAGCTATAAAGATCTCGATATGATTTTGCAGCAAGGTGTTCAAGAACTGATATTTGAGTAGTGCTTTATTGACGAATAGAATTAGGAGACGAACTCATGAGTATAGATCTATTGTTTGAGCTGCAGCATGAGGTGCGGCGTTTGTTTATTGCAGGTAGCGGGATGGCGGCAGGCGATTTGCGTTTGCAGAAA is drawn from Paenibacillus sp. V4I7 and contains these coding sequences:
- a CDS encoding SWIM zinc finger family protein, which codes for MNYLTESYVDSLALNSSAIKNGKDLVKKNSFPLLCQSEDGTIIFGECKGSGKDPYRCSVDVAKEGNPVFRCSCPSRQFPCKHNLGLMYAFTSGKTFITAPVPQDIADKREKAEKREEKKKEASNPDTPVVKRKTNKSALMKKIAAQLEGISIAEKLILQLVQSGLGSLDKKSLKTAEEQAKQLGNYYIPGIQTALREWMLPFREEEDRETVYTNVIEQLTTLQALIKKSRDYLNSRLENPDHPMDTESTLEEWIGHAWQIAELREYGRVRSESSELMQLSFRSYTDQARGEFIDEGYWSELQNGQIHFTRTYRPFRAAKYIREDDSVFQVVEAKELAQYPGELNTRVRWEEATFREADLQDFQKILASAHKSFPEVIKQVKNQIKNPLSDKRPVVLLQFAKIMKTETSFVLLDEQGKLLPLSDIPYLSEPTIHLLSMLNKAFLQNQALLVMFEHNWKHNRLEAQPLSIVTANEVVRLLY
- a CDS encoding glycosyl hydrolase — protein: MTWPSQLKKQFEQPPAAYRAVPFWAWNDDLKKEELRRQIEDMKEQGMGGFFMHSRDGLETPYLSEAWMDAVKESVAKAEELGMQAWLYDEDRWPSGSAGGSVQAHGDEYRSKGLTIEVVRGNGSFEDDGRVAAVFKAVIEGNEVHSCERLSLGTMEASSELAAVDSSAVSSTAAAQADSAASARSPLFTGEEVLLVFRIEVSAPSEWFNDEAPPDSMNADTVRQFINATYEVYKAEVGDQFGRTITGIFTDEPGVHDRNCAFTAGRGWVPWTYSLPDYFSEKRGYDILDVLPYLYFNGSLSPMVRHDFWRTVSDKFCESYTKQLGDWCEENGLAFTGHYLWESALGVATRVGGAVMPHYRYQHVPGIDMLCEQTDEYMTVKQCTSVANQYGRKFVISETYGCTGWEFTFEGQKWMGDWQYVLGVNVRSQHLALYSMKGCRKRDYPPVFNYQTSWWKYNRIIEDYFARIGAVITEGTPVRDMLVLHPSSSAWSMLGTDPYGAARRGLDRDIPSIDLYGDEFNDLLRVLLGAHYDFDLGDETIMAEAGRVQDRKLFVHLAGYQTVVIPPVRTMLRSTLDLLLAFLEAGGRVIAILPAATMIEGRMSGEPARLYAHPGVTVVDKPGRLIAALEQLQPRAVSIQNRYAAEVPELLYLLKETGDGHTLFIVNNDRHQAFDVCIQTKAAGRVEEWNALTGSIEQVPSWTEAGELRFYARFGPTDSKLYVIIPEQPDSIANEPSNFKPPAPLTDDDLYAAIGPVFQFSRTMPNVLTLDLCAYRIGDADWSEEKEIWVAQREIREKLGMRQVYYNGITQRYKWIHEAHPQDGTPVSWKLIFQVMEAPAALVHLVIEGARLFRISLNGQSVTSAADGWFVDRSMDRVLLTGIRQGINELELSCAYNQAMEMEDCYITGDFGVSAARCITAEPDTLHTGDWCLQGYYHYNGSIIYYADYHHQHEANRKALLLLGDCSAVTIEIRVNGLTAGHVPWKAADGIDLTPYLNDGPNKLEIEVMGSPRNMFGPFHEARGRTATTDWSSFRTTGKDFTPDYIVQPYGLMEQIKIIRSKEA
- a CDS encoding helix-turn-helix domain-containing protein — protein: MKIPGLKQLSGMQGKQNRLFLTILCYFLSLLIPIIIIGVSEYWYSVSIMKNEFNQRISTNLKSSANAVDSYIKTAQETSVSFLYDDTVQTLLMPKNAQSLEVKSELWRLPRILQRNENIVSHFADSMFVYIDNQDVYVSGGVNYFESFFSNIYKYEKYDASYWMSKMSSNKSVELLPVSQVIQEKVNVKQVIPIVMSNRIRNHSAVMVVNIAVDTIERTLKGGAVFGSTSFVVFDGNQELMYDAKGYLNDTLTAQNLKASFDENSTSNKLEVGGKRYLVAYVKSDLYGWNYYSFTPLDEFNHYTVGILQMTLLLCLVLMVMGIAFSFVFSLRIYNPIRNIRDIIAQKNVTVNGEHEVSAAADEFELIQQGINRMSDSHQLYKVKYDKQTHEYVEYSLLFLLKGHTINQEEILRETLKAGFGFTRSGFICCTVFFDFKAAFYDDIQDTERIFIINGIKKIVWNLLGSQIPCYVLDHRQNMFVCLINMDGPQETELLHPAFLRMLNIFEYDIRMYYDITIGIGTFYANANDIGASYNEAMTAVSKRNKDQRFQIVDSNQMSIENSYRYSLHDEQKIVNYLKLGDVQAVRDVVAGIVESNEQRSISYEHTLQLYKEMYVTGVRFLAERGQNAAQLNMERELPYSGSAFEESFFGTKELEPTICEFFTRIIEMTKAQRGGSKSGNLVSLIEQYIHDHYTQDLGLEQIAEEMGVSVKYVSRVFKDKKDEYLTDYINQVRIEKAKEMLVQTELRVNEIAENVGIHSRTTFLRVFKKVEGITPNEYRTLHKKELH